Proteins from a genomic interval of Streptomyces sp. NBC_01445:
- a CDS encoding VOC family protein, whose protein sequence is MALATLGVVVLDCPDPRALADFYAEVLGGTVTSDDGTWVDLEVPGGRPLAFQAAPDFAAPSWPAPDRPQQFHLDLTVEDLDTAEKGVLALGAKVLDAEDRSRTWRVYADPAGHPFCLCAC, encoded by the coding sequence ATGGCTCTCGCCACGCTGGGTGTCGTCGTCCTGGACTGTCCCGACCCGCGCGCGCTCGCCGATTTCTATGCGGAGGTGCTCGGCGGCACCGTGACGAGCGACGACGGCACGTGGGTCGACCTGGAGGTGCCGGGCGGCCGGCCGCTCGCGTTCCAGGCGGCGCCCGACTTCGCGGCACCGTCCTGGCCCGCGCCCGACCGGCCGCAGCAGTTCCACCTGGACCTCACGGTCGAGGACCTCGACACGGCGGAGAAGGGCGTGCTGGCCCTGGGCGCGAAGGTCCTCGACGCGGAGGACCGCTCGCGCACCTGGAGGGTCTACGCGGACCCGGCGGGGCACCCGTTCTGCCTGTGCGCCTGCTGA
- a CDS encoding GtrA family protein: MNGPATWRARLDRLGREVAKFGAVGALGTLVNFGVSNFLWHTTNLQAVRANVIATVIAIAFNYVGFRYFTYRDRDKSGRTRELSLFLAFSAVGLVIENGVLYLAIYGFGWDSSLQRNVFKFVGIGIATLFRFWSYRTWVFKTMPGRETVTRAESFLEAGDGRDGRDGRDGREDRRSDIQRTHR; this comes from the coding sequence ATGAACGGACCTGCCACTTGGCGTGCGCGGCTCGACCGGCTCGGTCGCGAGGTCGCCAAATTCGGTGCCGTGGGCGCGCTCGGAACCCTGGTGAACTTCGGCGTCTCCAACTTTCTGTGGCACACCACGAACCTTCAGGCGGTGCGGGCGAACGTCATCGCCACGGTCATCGCCATCGCGTTCAACTACGTGGGGTTCCGCTACTTCACCTACCGTGACCGCGACAAGAGTGGCCGGACGCGGGAGCTCTCGCTGTTCCTGGCGTTCAGTGCGGTCGGCCTGGTGATCGAGAACGGCGTCCTGTACCTGGCGATCTACGGCTTCGGCTGGGACAGCTCGCTGCAGCGCAACGTCTTCAAGTTCGTCGGCATCGGCATCGCGACGCTGTTCCGGTTCTGGTCGTACCGCACGTGGGTCTTCAAGACCATGCCCGGCCGCGAGACCGTCACCCGCGCCGAATCGTTCCTGGAGGCCGGGGACGGGCGGGACGGGCGTGATGGTCGGGACGGGCGCGAGGACCGCCGCTCCGACATCCAGCGCACCCACCGCTGA
- a CDS encoding dipeptidase, with translation MTTSLERARAILADFPVVDGHNDLPWALREQVAYDIDARDIAVDQSAHLHTDLARLRAGGVGAQFWSVYVRSDMAGDVAVSATLEQIDCVQQLIERYPADLRRALTAADMEAARTEGRIASLMGAEGGHSIDNSLATLRALHTLGVRYMTLTHNDNIAWADSATDEPGVGGLSPFGHEVVREMNRAGMLVDLSHVAATTMRAALDTSVAPVIFSHSSSRAVCDHPRNIPDDVLERLPANGGVAMATFVPKFVLQAAVDWTAAADENLRAHGFHHLDTSPEAMKLHRVFEEARPRPVATVSTVADHLDHMREVAGVDHIGIGGDYDGTAFLPDGLGDVSGYPNLIAELVDRGWSDPDLAKLTWQNAVRVLGAAEDVARDEQSRRGPSNATLEQLDG, from the coding sequence ATGACCACCTCGCTGGAGCGGGCCCGCGCGATACTCGCCGACTTCCCCGTCGTCGACGGACACAACGACCTGCCGTGGGCGCTGCGCGAGCAGGTCGCGTACGACATCGACGCGCGGGACATCGCCGTCGACCAGAGCGCGCATCTGCACACCGACCTGGCCCGGCTGCGGGCCGGCGGGGTCGGCGCGCAGTTCTGGTCCGTGTACGTGCGCTCGGACATGGCCGGTGACGTGGCGGTCAGCGCCACCCTGGAGCAGATCGACTGCGTCCAGCAGCTGATCGAGCGCTACCCGGCAGACCTGCGCCGCGCGCTGACGGCCGCCGACATGGAGGCCGCCCGCACCGAGGGCCGTATCGCGTCCCTCATGGGCGCCGAGGGCGGCCACTCCATCGACAACTCGCTGGCCACGCTGCGCGCGCTGCACACTCTGGGCGTGCGCTACATGACGCTCACGCACAACGACAACATCGCGTGGGCGGACTCGGCGACGGACGAGCCGGGCGTCGGCGGACTCTCGCCCTTCGGCCACGAGGTCGTACGGGAGATGAACCGGGCCGGCATGCTCGTCGACCTCTCGCACGTGGCGGCGACCACGATGCGGGCCGCGCTCGACACCTCGGTCGCGCCGGTGATCTTCTCCCACTCGTCCTCGCGCGCGGTGTGCGACCACCCGCGCAACATCCCGGACGACGTCCTGGAGCGGCTGCCCGCGAACGGCGGCGTCGCGATGGCCACGTTCGTGCCGAAGTTCGTCCTCCAGGCCGCCGTCGACTGGACGGCCGCCGCGGACGAGAATCTGCGTGCGCACGGCTTCCACCACCTGGACACGTCGCCGGAGGCCATGAAGCTCCACCGCGTGTTCGAGGAGGCGCGCCCGCGCCCGGTCGCCACCGTCTCCACGGTCGCCGACCACCTCGACCACATGCGTGAGGTCGCCGGCGTCGACCACATCGGCATCGGCGGCGACTACGACGGCACGGCGTTCCTGCCGGACGGCCTCGGCGACGTCTCGGGCTACCCGAACCTGATCGCGGAGCTCGTCGACCGCGGCTGGTCGGACCCCGACCTCGCCAAGCTGACCTGGCAGAACGCGGTACGGGTCCTCGGCGCGGCGGAGGACGTGGCCCGGGACGAGCAGTCCCGCCGCGGTCCGTCGAACGCGACGCTGGAGCAGCTCGACGGCTGA
- a CDS encoding dipeptidase, producing MADLQDELTATAEIGELDELASPTEEAPEPPADDTLARARALLTTHPVADGYCGLPATLRTLPWYDLELGDSSVDTDLPRLRDGGVGALLWTLRLLPGTAHAEHPVTAVLEQLDFAKQVVADHPEGLRLARSASESCDARDYGRIAVLMGPAPAAAIGASLATLRALHTLGLRVLTLTGTSWATDAGLTRFGDEVVREMHRIGVLADLTGASVRTARRVLALTKAPVILTHSGALALNSHPDNVPDDLLADLGAAKGVCLVPCSAERTGSGLGDVADHLDHVRRVAGPESVGLSGAYDTGAVHPDGLADVSRYPHLIAELIERGWPDSDLARLTWGNVQRVLRETEFAARAAALRRPPSTARIELLDT from the coding sequence ATGGCAGACCTGCAGGACGAACTGACCGCCACCGCCGAGATAGGCGAGCTCGACGAGCTCGCCTCACCGACCGAGGAGGCTCCCGAGCCCCCCGCGGACGACACGCTCGCCCGCGCCCGTGCCCTCCTCACGACCCACCCCGTCGCCGACGGCTACTGCGGTCTGCCCGCAACGCTGCGCACCCTGCCCTGGTACGACCTCGAACTGGGCGACAGCTCGGTCGACACCGACCTGCCCCGGCTGCGTGACGGAGGTGTCGGCGCCCTCCTGTGGACGCTGCGCCTGCTGCCCGGCACGGCGCACGCCGAGCACCCGGTCACCGCGGTCCTCGAACAGCTCGACTTCGCCAAGCAGGTCGTGGCCGACCACCCCGAGGGCCTGCGCCTGGCCCGCTCCGCCTCCGAGTCGTGCGACGCCCGCGACTACGGCCGCATCGCCGTCCTCATGGGCCCTGCGCCGGCCGCCGCGATCGGGGCCTCCCTCGCCACGCTGCGCGCCCTGCACACGCTCGGCCTGCGCGTGCTCACCCTCACCGGCACCTCCTGGGCCACGGACGCGGGGCTGACCCGGTTCGGCGACGAGGTGGTGCGCGAGATGCACCGGATCGGCGTCCTCGCCGACCTCACCGGCGCCTCCGTGCGCACGGCCCGCCGGGTCCTCGCCCTCACCAAGGCCCCGGTGATCCTCACCCACTCAGGGGCCCTCGCCCTCAACAGCCACCCCGACAACGTCCCCGACGATCTGCTCGCCGACCTCGGCGCGGCCAAGGGCGTGTGCCTCGTGCCGTGCTCCGCGGAGCGCACAGGATCCGGACTCGGCGACGTCGCCGACCATCTGGACCATGTGCGGCGGGTGGCGGGCCCGGAGTCCGTCGGCCTCTCGGGCGCGTACGACACCGGAGCCGTGCACCCGGACGGCCTCGCCGACGTCTCGCGCTATCCGCACCTCATCGCGGAACTGATCGAGCGGGGCTGGCCGGACTCGGATCTGGCACGCCTCACGTGGGGCAACGTCCAACGCGTGCTGCGCGAGACGGAGTTCGCGGCACGAGCGGCCGCGCTGCGCCGCCCGCCGTCGACGGCGAGGATCGAACTCCTCGACACCTGA
- a CDS encoding UDP-glucose dehydrogenase family protein — MALKITVIGTGYLGATHAAAMAELGFEVLGLDVVPEKIEMLTRGEVPMYEPGLEELLRKHVAGIEGSTGRLRFTMDWAEVAEFGDVHFVCVNTPQKHGEYACDMSYVDAAVESLARHLSKPALVVGKSTVPVGSAERLAARILELAPAGGDVELAWNPEFLREGFAVQDTLHPDRIVVGVRSDRAEKTLREVYATPVGQGSPFVVTDFPTAELVKTAANSFLATKISFINAMAEVCEAAGGDVAKLAEAIGYDERIGSKFLRAGIGFGGGCLPKDIRAFMARAGELGADQALTFLREIDSINMRRRGQMVEMTREALGGGSFLGKRVAVLGATFKPDSDDVRDSPALNVAGQIHLQGGQVTVYDPKGMDNARRLFPTLGYAESAEAAVRGADVVLHLTEWREFRELDPAALGELAGTQLILDGRNALDPVLWRKAGWTYRAMGRPAA, encoded by the coding sequence ATGGCCTTGAAGATCACCGTGATCGGCACCGGCTACCTCGGCGCCACGCACGCCGCTGCCATGGCCGAACTCGGCTTCGAGGTGCTGGGGCTCGATGTCGTGCCCGAGAAGATCGAGATGCTCACGCGGGGCGAGGTCCCCATGTACGAGCCCGGTCTCGAGGAACTGCTGCGCAAGCACGTCGCCGGGATCGAGGGATCGACCGGGCGGCTGCGCTTCACCATGGACTGGGCCGAGGTCGCCGAGTTCGGTGACGTCCACTTCGTGTGCGTGAACACCCCGCAGAAGCACGGCGAGTACGCCTGCGACATGTCGTACGTCGACGCCGCGGTGGAGTCACTGGCCCGGCACCTGAGCAAGCCGGCACTCGTCGTCGGCAAGTCGACCGTGCCCGTCGGCAGCGCCGAGCGCCTCGCGGCCCGCATCCTGGAACTGGCGCCCGCGGGCGGCGACGTCGAGCTCGCCTGGAACCCGGAGTTCCTGCGCGAGGGCTTCGCCGTCCAGGACACGCTGCACCCGGACCGGATCGTGGTCGGTGTGCGCAGCGACCGCGCCGAGAAGACCCTGCGCGAGGTGTACGCGACGCCGGTCGGGCAGGGCTCGCCGTTCGTGGTGACGGACTTCCCGACGGCCGAGCTGGTCAAGACGGCCGCCAACTCGTTCCTGGCGACGAAGATCTCCTTCATCAACGCGATGGCCGAGGTCTGCGAGGCCGCGGGCGGTGACGTCGCGAAGCTCGCGGAGGCGATCGGCTACGACGAGCGGATCGGGTCCAAGTTCCTGCGGGCCGGGATCGGCTTCGGCGGCGGCTGCCTGCCCAAGGACATCCGGGCGTTCATGGCGCGCGCCGGTGAGCTGGGCGCGGACCAGGCCCTGACGTTCCTGCGCGAGATCGACTCCATCAACATGCGGCGCCGGGGCCAGATGGTCGAGATGACCCGTGAAGCGCTCGGCGGGGGTTCGTTCCTGGGCAAGCGGGTCGCGGTGCTCGGCGCCACGTTCAAGCCGGACTCCGACGACGTACGCGACTCACCGGCGCTGAACGTGGCCGGGCAGATCCACCTCCAGGGCGGCCAGGTCACGGTCTACGACCCGAAGGGCATGGACAACGCGCGGCGCCTGTTCCCCACGCTCGGCTACGCGGAGTCCGCAGAGGCGGCCGTGCGGGGCGCGGATGTGGTCCTGCACCTGACGGAGTGGCGCGAGTTCCGCGAGCTGGACCCGGCGGCGCTCGGTGAGCTGGCCGGCACACAGCTGATCCTCGACGGGCGCAACGCGCTGGACCCGGTGCTGTGGCGCAAGGCGGGCTGGACGTACCGGGCGATGGGCCGTCCCGCCGCCTAG
- a CDS encoding 5-(carboxyamino)imidazole ribonucleotide synthase, translating to MTFPVVGMVGGGQLARMTHEAGIPLGIKFKLLSDTPQDSAAQVVSDVVIGDYRDLDTLRDFARGCDVITFDHEHVPTEHLRALEADGIPVRPGPEALVHAQDKGVMRAKLTQIGAPCPRHRLVKDPADVAAFAAEAATDGDSASDGFPVILKTVRGGYDGKGVWFVRSLDDAAEPFKAGVPVLAEEKVDFVRELAANVVRSPHGQAVAYPVVESQQVDGVCDTVIAPAPGLDENLALRAEQLALGIAKELGVVGHLAVELFETRDGRILVNELAMRPHNSGHWTQDGAVTSQFANHVRAVLDLPLGDPRPRAPWTVMCNVLGGDYPDMYSAYLHCMARDPKLKIHMYGKDVKPGRKVGHVNTYGDDLDDVLERARHAAGYLRGTITE from the coding sequence GTGACGTTCCCGGTAGTCGGCATGGTCGGCGGGGGGCAGCTCGCTCGTATGACACACGAGGCGGGCATCCCGCTCGGCATCAAGTTCAAGCTCCTCAGTGACACTCCTCAGGATTCCGCGGCGCAGGTCGTCAGCGATGTCGTCATAGGCGACTATCGCGACCTGGACACGCTGCGTGACTTCGCGCGGGGCTGTGACGTGATCACCTTCGATCACGAGCACGTGCCCACGGAGCACCTGCGGGCCCTGGAGGCGGACGGTATCCCCGTGCGCCCCGGACCCGAGGCGCTGGTGCACGCCCAGGACAAGGGTGTGATGCGCGCGAAGCTCACTCAGATCGGCGCTCCCTGCCCGCGCCACCGCCTCGTGAAGGATCCTGCCGATGTGGCGGCCTTCGCGGCGGAGGCCGCCACTGACGGCGATTCCGCCAGTGACGGGTTCCCCGTGATCCTCAAGACGGTGCGCGGCGGCTATGACGGGAAGGGGGTGTGGTTCGTACGGTCCCTGGACGACGCGGCCGAGCCCTTCAAGGCCGGCGTCCCCGTCCTCGCGGAGGAGAAGGTCGACTTCGTACGGGAGCTCGCGGCCAATGTCGTCCGCTCGCCGCACGGCCAGGCCGTGGCCTACCCCGTCGTCGAGTCCCAGCAGGTCGACGGCGTGTGCGACACGGTGATCGCGCCCGCCCCCGGCCTCGACGAGAACCTCGCCCTGCGCGCCGAGCAGCTGGCGCTCGGCATCGCGAAGGAGCTCGGTGTCGTCGGGCACCTCGCGGTCGAGCTCTTCGAGACCCGCGACGGCCGCATCCTGGTCAACGAACTGGCGATGCGCCCGCACAACTCCGGCCACTGGACCCAGGACGGGGCCGTGACCTCGCAGTTCGCGAACCACGTCCGCGCCGTCCTCGACCTCCCCCTCGGCGACCCGCGCCCGCGCGCCCCCTGGACGGTCATGTGCAACGTCCTCGGCGGCGACTACCCGGACATGTACTCCGCGTACCTGCACTGCATGGCCCGCGACCCGAAGCTCAAGATCCACATGTACGGCAAGGACGTGAAGCCCGGACGCAAGGTCGGCCACGTCAACACCTACGGCGACGACCTGGACGACGTGCTGGAGCGCGCCCGTCACGCAGCCGGCTACCTCAGAGGAACGATCACCGAATGA
- a CDS encoding acyl-CoA dehydrogenase, with amino-acid sequence MAGSPEFDLYRPAEEHDMLRASVRALCEAKIAPFAAAVDEEARFPQEALDALVANDLQAVHVPEAYGGAGADALATVIVIEEVARVCASSSLIPAVNKLGSLPVILSGSEELKKKYMTPLAKGDGMFSYCLSEPDAGSDAAGMKTRAVRDGDSWVLNGVKRWITNAGESEYYTVMAVTDPTKRSKGISAFVVEKSDEGVSFGAPEKKLGIKGSPTREVYLDNVRIPADRMIGEEGTGFATAMKTLDHTRVTIAAQALGIAQGALDYAKGYVRERKQFGKPIADFQGIQFMLADMAMKIEAARALTYQAAAKSERGDADLTFQGAAAKCFASDVAMEVTTDAVQLLGGYGYTRDYPVERMMRDAKITQIYEGTNQVQRIVMARNLP; translated from the coding sequence TTGGCAGGATCGCCCGAATTCGACCTGTACCGTCCGGCCGAAGAGCACGACATGCTCCGCGCGTCCGTGCGGGCCCTGTGCGAGGCCAAGATCGCGCCGTTCGCCGCGGCGGTGGACGAGGAGGCGCGTTTCCCGCAGGAGGCCCTCGACGCCCTCGTCGCGAACGACCTCCAGGCGGTGCACGTACCGGAGGCCTACGGCGGCGCCGGAGCCGACGCCCTCGCGACCGTCATCGTGATCGAGGAAGTGGCCCGCGTCTGCGCGAGCTCCTCCCTCATCCCGGCCGTGAACAAGCTGGGCTCGCTGCCCGTCATCCTCTCCGGCTCCGAGGAGCTGAAGAAGAAGTACATGACGCCCCTCGCCAAGGGCGACGGCATGTTCTCGTACTGCCTCTCCGAGCCGGACGCGGGCTCGGACGCCGCGGGCATGAAGACGCGCGCGGTCCGCGACGGCGACTCCTGGGTGCTCAACGGCGTGAAGCGCTGGATCACCAACGCCGGCGAGTCCGAGTACTACACGGTGATGGCCGTCACCGACCCGACCAAGCGCTCGAAGGGCATCTCCGCCTTCGTCGTCGAGAAGTCCGACGAGGGCGTCTCCTTCGGCGCCCCGGAGAAGAAGCTCGGCATCAAGGGCTCCCCGACGCGCGAGGTCTACCTCGACAACGTTCGCATCCCCGCCGACCGCATGATCGGCGAGGAGGGCACCGGCTTCGCCACGGCGATGAAGACCCTGGACCACACCCGCGTCACCATCGCGGCCCAGGCCCTCGGCATCGCCCAGGGCGCCCTCGACTACGCCAAGGGCTATGTCAGGGAGCGCAAGCAGTTCGGCAAGCCGATCGCCGACTTCCAGGGCATCCAGTTCATGCTCGCCGACATGGCGATGAAGATCGAGGCGGCCCGCGCGCTGACGTACCAGGCCGCGGCCAAGTCGGAGCGCGGCGACGCGGACCTCACCTTCCAGGGCGCCGCGGCCAAGTGCTTCGCCTCGGACGTCGCCATGGAGGTCACCACGGACGCCGTCCAGCTCCTCGGCGGCTACGGCTACACCCGCGACTACCCGGTCGAGCGCATGATGCGCGACGCGAAGATCACGCAGATCTATGAAGGCACGAACCAGGTCCAGCGGATCGTGATGGCCAGGAACCTGCCGTAA
- the purE gene encoding 5-(carboxyamino)imidazole ribonucleotide mutase, with protein sequence MSTSPVVGIVMGSDSDWPVMEAAAQVLDEFEIPYEVDVVSAHRMPREMIAYGEQADGRGLKAIIAGAGGAAHLPGMLASVTPLPVIGVPVPLKYLDGMDSLLSIVQMPAGVPVATVSVGGARNAGLLAARILATHDEELLGRMREFQQELNDQATEKGKRLRAKVEGTSGFGFGK encoded by the coding sequence ATGAGCACGTCCCCTGTCGTTGGCATTGTCATGGGTTCCGACTCCGACTGGCCCGTCATGGAGGCCGCCGCCCAGGTTCTCGACGAGTTCGAGATCCCCTACGAGGTGGATGTCGTCTCCGCCCACCGCATGCCGCGCGAAATGATCGCGTACGGCGAGCAGGCGGACGGCCGCGGCCTCAAGGCGATCATCGCCGGAGCCGGGGGAGCCGCCCATCTGCCGGGCATGCTCGCCTCCGTGACCCCGCTGCCCGTCATCGGCGTCCCGGTCCCGCTGAAGTACCTCGACGGCATGGACAGCCTGCTGTCCATCGTGCAGATGCCCGCGGGCGTCCCCGTCGCCACCGTCTCCGTCGGCGGCGCGCGCAATGCCGGTCTCCTCGCGGCCCGCATCCTCGCCACGCACGACGAGGAACTCCTCGGCCGCATGCGGGAGTTCCAGCAGGAGCTGAACGACCAGGCCACGGAGAAGGGCAAGCGGCTGCGGGCCAAGGTCGAGGGCACGTCCGGCTTCGGCTTCGGGAAGTGA
- the rph gene encoding rifamycin-inactivating phosphotransferase, with protein sequence MSERYVLDLQEVGETQVAVVGGKGAHLGGLSRIEGVRVPAGFCVTTDAFRRIMAEASIDERLDQLARLNPDDREAIRTQSAEIRRTIEGIAVPDDLAAAITRALGRRGEPGEQTAYAVRSSATAEDLPTASFAGQQDTYLNVMGPTAILQHVSRCWASLFTERAVTYRQRNGIDHRTVHMAVVVQQMVFPHAAGILFTADPVTGNRKVATVDAGFGLGEALVSGLVNPDVFKVRNGEVVAKAIAAKQRAVHALPAGGTQEVAVDSQRQEQPALTDAQALRLVQLGRRIEAHFGRPQDIEWCLVDDDFQIVQSRPITTLFPVPETGDQENHVYVSVGHGQMMTDPMKPLGFSMWQLTAMVPMHEAGGRLFVDVTRRLASPASRAGLLDAMGKGDPLIRNALETVLDRDDFVPSLPDAGPGGPPAGGAPAPIETDPAVVTKLIERSQVSIAALERDVRTKTGPALFDFLLEAFEEHKRVLSDPLSIQAIMAGMEATWWLNDKLQEWLGEKNAADTLTLSAPDNITSEMGLELLDVADVIRPRSEVVAFLQGVENAGDTAFLDELAKVAGGTEARDAIEAYLDRYGMRCVGEIDITRPRWRERPTTLVPVILDNVRNFGPGAAEQRFEQGRQKAQQKEQDVLTRLRALPDGDRKADETKRMIDRVRTFIGYREYPKYGIISRYFVYKQALLEEAERLVQAGVLPEKEDIFYLTFQELHDAVRSNQVDDRLITERKDAFRSYHALTPPRVLTSDGEAVTGAYRRDDVPDGALIGVPVSAGTIEGRARVILDMAKADLEAGDILVTAFTDPSWSPLFVGIAGLVTEVGGLMTHGAVIAREYGLPAVVGVEQATRLIRDGQRIRVHGTDGYVEILP encoded by the coding sequence ATGAGTGAGCGGTACGTGTTGGATCTTCAAGAGGTCGGCGAGACGCAGGTCGCGGTCGTCGGTGGCAAGGGCGCGCACCTGGGCGGGCTGTCGCGGATCGAAGGCGTCCGCGTGCCGGCCGGCTTCTGCGTGACGACGGACGCCTTCCGGCGGATCATGGCGGAAGCGTCGATCGACGAGCGGCTCGACCAGTTGGCGCGTCTGAACCCGGACGACCGGGAGGCGATCCGTACGCAGAGCGCGGAGATCCGCCGGACCATCGAGGGGATCGCCGTCCCGGACGATCTCGCGGCGGCGATCACCCGCGCGCTCGGCCGGCGAGGCGAGCCCGGCGAGCAGACCGCCTACGCCGTCCGGTCCAGCGCGACGGCGGAGGACCTGCCCACGGCCTCCTTCGCCGGCCAGCAGGACACGTATTTGAACGTCATGGGGCCGACGGCGATCCTCCAGCACGTCAGCCGGTGCTGGGCCTCGCTGTTCACCGAGCGGGCCGTGACCTACCGCCAGCGCAACGGCATCGACCACCGTACGGTCCACATGGCCGTGGTCGTGCAGCAGATGGTCTTCCCGCATGCGGCCGGCATCCTGTTCACGGCCGACCCCGTCACGGGCAACCGGAAGGTCGCCACCGTGGACGCCGGTTTCGGCCTCGGCGAGGCCCTGGTCTCCGGCCTGGTGAACCCGGACGTCTTCAAGGTGCGAAACGGCGAAGTCGTCGCCAAGGCGATCGCCGCCAAACAGCGTGCGGTTCACGCCCTGCCGGCCGGCGGTACGCAGGAAGTGGCGGTCGACTCGCAGCGGCAGGAGCAGCCGGCGCTGACGGACGCTCAGGCCTTGCGGCTCGTGCAGCTCGGGCGACGGATCGAAGCGCACTTCGGCCGCCCGCAGGACATCGAATGGTGCCTGGTCGACGATGACTTCCAGATCGTTCAGAGCCGGCCGATCACGACGCTGTTCCCCGTCCCCGAGACCGGCGACCAGGAGAATCACGTCTACGTCTCCGTCGGTCACGGACAGATGATGACCGACCCCATGAAGCCCCTGGGGTTCTCCATGTGGCAGCTGACGGCCATGGTGCCGATGCACGAGGCCGGCGGGAGGCTGTTCGTCGACGTCACCCGGCGCCTGGCCTCGCCCGCGAGCCGCGCCGGCCTCCTGGACGCCATGGGGAAGGGCGATCCGCTGATCAGGAACGCTCTGGAGACCGTCCTCGACCGCGACGATTTCGTCCCGTCGCTCCCGGACGCGGGCCCCGGCGGGCCGCCGGCCGGCGGTGCGCCCGCCCCGATCGAGACCGATCCGGCCGTCGTCACCAAGCTGATCGAGCGCAGTCAGGTGTCCATCGCCGCCCTGGAGCGCGACGTCCGGACGAAGACCGGACCGGCGCTGTTCGACTTCCTGCTGGAGGCCTTCGAGGAGCACAAGCGGGTCCTCAGTGATCCGCTGAGCATTCAGGCGATCATGGCGGGGATGGAGGCCACGTGGTGGCTCAACGACAAGCTGCAGGAGTGGCTGGGCGAGAAGAACGCGGCTGACACGCTCACCCTGTCCGCCCCCGACAACATCACGTCGGAGATGGGCCTTGAGCTGCTCGACGTCGCGGACGTGATCCGCCCGCGGTCGGAGGTGGTGGCGTTCCTCCAGGGCGTCGAGAACGCCGGGGACACAGCCTTCCTGGACGAGCTGGCGAAAGTCGCGGGCGGGACCGAAGCGCGCGACGCCATCGAGGCCTACCTCGACCGGTACGGCATGCGCTGCGTCGGCGAGATCGACATCACGAGGCCCCGCTGGCGCGAGCGCCCCACCACGCTCGTGCCCGTGATCCTCGACAACGTCAGGAACTTCGGGCCGGGCGCCGCGGAGCAGCGCTTCGAGCAGGGGCGGCAGAAGGCGCAGCAGAAGGAACAGGACGTGCTGACCCGCTTGCGGGCCCTGCCGGACGGGGACCGGAAGGCCGACGAGACCAAGCGGATGATCGACCGGGTCAGAACCTTCATCGGGTACCGGGAGTACCCCAAGTACGGCATCATCAGCCGCTACTTCGTCTACAAGCAGGCCCTGCTGGAGGAGGCCGAGCGCCTCGTGCAGGCGGGCGTGCTTCCTGAGAAGGAGGACATCTTCTACCTCACGTTCCAGGAACTCCACGACGCCGTGCGCTCGAACCAGGTGGATGACCGGCTCATCACGGAGCGCAAGGACGCGTTCCGGTCGTACCACGCGCTCACCCCGCCCCGGGTGCTCACATCGGACGGTGAGGCCGTCACCGGGGCGTACCGGCGCGACGACGTACCGGACGGCGCCCTGATCGGCGTGCCGGTCTCCGCCGGGACCATCGAGGGAAGGGCCCGCGTCATCCTCGACATGGCGAAGGCCGATCTCGAAGCGGGCGACATCCTGGTCACGGCCTTCACGGACCCCAGCTGGTCGCCGCTGTTCGTCGGAATCGCGGGCCTGGTGACGGAGGTGGGCGGCCTGATGACCCATGGCGCGGTGATCGCCCGGGAGTACGGCCTGCCGGCCGTCGTGGGCGTGGAGCAGGCCACCCGGCTGATCCGGGACGGGCAGCGGATCCGCGTGCACGGAACCGACGGGTACGTCGAGATCCTGCCCTGA